The Gracilibacillus caseinilyticus genome segment TGATGTATTGGATAAGACAAAAACACAGGAAGATAATATACAAATACTTTTAGACTATTTCAAGTCAATGAATTATCAGTTTGAAAAATATCCTAGTAATAATGTTGGAAACTACTACGATTTAAAGAAACTAAAGAGTTTTATAAATAATGAAGTTGAGTTTTGGGATGATGTTGTTAATAATTTCAACATTACAGAAACCGCGAAATTTCCAATTTTATTAGTATCGCAAAATTTTAACAATATAAATAAAAATATAGAATATTTGTTAAAAAATGAAACTGAAGATATCGATAGTAAAAAGAAAAGATTAGATACAGTATTGAATACGATTAAAGGAAATAAATTTCCATGTATTTTTTCGATTAGCAATGAAGCAAAAATTATAAAAATGTTAAGCGATAACAAGTCCATCAGAACTATTAATGGATTTTTGAAAGGTTATTTTAGTCCGAGAGAACATCAACATCTAAAAATAAGTAATAATGAATTTTTAAACAATGAATTTATTTTAGGTATAACAATAGCAAGTAAGTTATTATACCCTGAAATCACCAGTGACCTAAATGATGAATACTATCGAAACCTCGAAGAATTAGTTGAAAATACAAATATTAATAGTGTGAATGTGATAAATTCACTAAATAAATCATCTAACGAGATAAAGGAAAAATTCACTTCTTTTTTAAATGAAATTAATCAAGAAAGAGAGAATTATTCAGAAAGAAATGAAGTTTTTTTGAATGAAAAACAAGAAACTTTTTTAAAGTTGGAAAACAAATATAAAGAGCATCTAAAATTAAAAGAACCAGCAGAATATTGGAATGTAGCTGCAAATGAATATGAAAACAGAGGTGAAAAATGGAGGAATTGGTCTTTGGGGTCTAGTATAATATTTATTTCTATTTTAACTGTGATATTAATATTTACGAATGTTAAAAACACTCTTGATCTAAGTTCAGTAAAATTTACAATAATACTAACTGTGATTATTTCTGTTGGTTTTTTAATTATTAATCTCTTTATAAAATTGTCTACTTCTAATTTTCATTTAGCTAATGATGCTCATGAAAGACATCATTTAACTTATGTATACCTAGCGCTTTTAAATGAAACTGAATTTAGTCCAGAAGAAAAAAATATTGTCTTACAAGCCCTATTTTCTAGGTCAGATAGTGGTAACAAAAGCTGATTCTGGTACTCAACTCCCTGGTCAAGCTATTACTTCACTAATGAAACAAAAACAATAAATGTCAACTGATTTTAAGTTTGCAATAATAATGCATAACAAATGCAATGCAGAAGCTGGGTGTTAAGGGGCGCTCACAAGCTGTAGTGGAATTGTTGCGAATGGGCGAGTTAGAGCTCTAGATGAAAACCAGTTATTCTATAAAGGAATAACTGGTTTTTCTGTTGGTAAAGAATTTATTTGTGAAATAGCGGTTGGATTATGCAGCAGCTTAAAGATTTTTCCGATATATGATATAACCAGATACAATAAAATTATATTTGCCATCAATGGGACCATGTCAACTGAATAAGCATTGTTTACAGACAGGTGCTGTAAAATGAAGCTAGAATTATTTTCGCTGTAAATAGTCACAAATGGAAAAGGAAAACCAAAAGTATAAGCATATTTAGTCGTATGAAGTAATGTAGGTGACGGATCAGGTATAATGCCGGAAAGGGTTAAAAATATAGCAAGTGCTACTAATAAGAGAGGGGGTTTTTAGGTGATGTCTTTTTATTACACGACTTAAAAAGATTCCAAATAATAAAAGTGTAATAGAATATAGTAAGATGTTAGTGAATGTGGGATTGATGTTAAGAGCAATAGAACATATTTCCAAAACAGCTCCAATTCCAGTTAAAATAAGAAATACAAAAATAAATTCGATGATAGATTTTAATGTGTCACTCATGATAACGCCTCCTTTATCTTTTGATATAATTGGTTAAATGTGTAAAATGTTATAGCAAATCAAACCTTTTTAAGCAATTAGCTATGAAAGTGTGAATAATCAGATAAAGAACTCAATGCAACTTGATTTTAAAGGAATAGTATATAATTTGTAGTTGTAATCTTCTCTTTACTAACAATGGCACTAGAATTGTAGGAAATTAGAAAAGAACTGACACTATTTATAGATAAAAGTTAATTACGAATCTTGCAATGCCTTTCTGCTGCGAAAAGCAATCACATACCATATAATATTAACAACGCATGTAGCCGCACATATAGCTATTACAGCCATAGTGATAGGGGCGTTCTGACCGGAAACTTCACCAATTAGCAGGTTTATGGGAATTAAAGCTAAGTTAATTAATAACCCTATACCACAAAATACTGCCAGCACATATTTCATAGTATCCATTCCAGTCATATAAAGGATCAAAGGGATTATGTAAAACATAAGAATCATAATGATTGCAAGCCACATACCTATTGAGTTAAATGTATTCGTGTTTGGTCCCGAATCAGCAAGTGGCGAAGCGGAGCTTAGTGTCATCATGGAGCAAAAGAGAATAGCTGATAATAAAGTGGTGATAACCACACGTTTTTTCATTCTTTTCACCTCACATAAAAATAGGAACAGAACTTAATAAAACAACACCAAACATTTCCTTGTAAAACATTTACAAATACATTTTCTGGTATCTTATTAGATTTGTCAAGATTAACTTTGAAAATTAATCTGTATTTGTAAAAATGGAAAGACCAGTTATCCTTACATGAGAGTAACTGCTTTTATTTTATACGTTAGGAAAGCATTAAATTTTTGCAATGAAGCAGATCGACGAAGTGAAAATTTAGAAGGTACAA includes the following:
- a CDS encoding DUF6161 domain-containing protein; amino-acid sequence: MDKTKTQEDNIQILLDYFKSMNYQFEKYPSNNVGNYYDLKKLKSFINNEVEFWDDVVNNFNITETAKFPILLVSQNFNNINKNIEYLLKNETEDIDSKKKRLDTVLNTIKGNKFPCIFSISNEAKIIKMLSDNKSIRTINGFLKGYFSPREHQHLKISNNEFLNNEFILGITIASKLLYPEITSDLNDEYYRNLEELVENTNINSVNVINSLNKSSNEIKEKFTSFLNEINQERENYSERNEVFLNEKQETFLKLENKYKEHLKLKEPAEYWNVAANEYENRGEKWRNWSLGSSIIFISILTVILIFTNVKNTLDLSSVKFTIILTVIISVGFLIINLFIKLSTSNFHLANDAHERHHLTYVYLALLNETEFSPEEKNIVLQALFSRSDSGNKS
- a CDS encoding DUF5391 family protein produces the protein MKKRVVITTLLSAILFCSMMTLSSASPLADSGPNTNTFNSIGMWLAIIMILMFYIIPLILYMTGMDTMKYVLAVFCGIGLLINLALIPINLLIGEVSGQNAPITMAVIAICAATCVVNIIWYVIAFRSRKALQDS